From the genome of Syntrophomonadaceae bacterium, one region includes:
- the rpoN gene encoding RNA polymerase factor sigma-54 has protein sequence MRMGMGLHLEQTQKLIMTPELRQAIVILQLSTLELTQFIQQQLLENPVLEIREEPYDKEAEVAEQKEETETFDVDWEEYFQDGSDLGYIRSPREEAREYSYENYVSDSITLQEHLLQQLNLALPHGQKQKIGEFLIGNIDDYGYLQVSLAETARYFQLPEDEIGEVLQLIQSFDPSGVGARDLVECLLIQLNQVNGCHPDAAEIIRHHLKDLGDGRVAKIARSLNISIQEVQEAADLIRTLDPKPGRRFGALNDIRYIVPDVVVERVGKEYVVLVNDTAAPRLGVNPLYKALMRRDTCCDTETRKFIESKLNAAAWMIKSIEQRRLTLYRVVTAIIDFQRDFLVKGVKALRPLTLRQVAETLGMHESTVSRATANKYIQTPQGVFELKFFFASGVNNSSGSTTSSECIKKMLQELVQGENTLKPYADQEIANHLKRQGIQISRRTVAKYRNEMGILSATKRRRY, from the coding sequence TTACTGGAAAACCCAGTTTTAGAAATCCGGGAGGAACCTTACGACAAAGAGGCAGAAGTTGCGGAACAAAAAGAAGAAACAGAAACTTTTGACGTAGACTGGGAGGAATATTTTCAGGACGGCTCCGACTTAGGGTATATCCGCTCCCCCAGGGAGGAGGCCAGGGAGTACTCTTACGAAAACTATGTCAGTGACAGCATTACTCTCCAAGAACACTTGCTGCAACAGTTGAATCTGGCCTTGCCGCATGGCCAAAAGCAGAAAATTGGCGAGTTTTTGATCGGGAATATTGACGACTATGGCTACTTGCAGGTTTCTTTGGCCGAGACCGCCCGGTATTTTCAATTGCCGGAGGATGAGATTGGGGAAGTACTGCAGTTAATTCAAAGTTTTGACCCATCCGGCGTGGGGGCCAGGGACCTGGTGGAATGCCTTTTAATTCAGCTAAACCAGGTAAATGGCTGTCATCCCGATGCAGCGGAAATAATCAGGCATCATCTGAAAGACCTGGGAGACGGTCGGGTGGCTAAAATCGCCCGAAGTTTGAACATTTCCATCCAGGAGGTGCAGGAAGCAGCCGATCTGATCAGAACACTGGATCCGAAGCCGGGACGCAGGTTTGGTGCCTTAAACGATATAAGATATATCGTACCTGACGTAGTGGTTGAACGGGTGGGCAAGGAGTATGTGGTTCTGGTCAATGACACCGCAGCGCCCAGGCTGGGGGTTAACCCCCTGTATAAGGCCTTAATGCGGCGCGATACCTGCTGTGATACCGAAACCCGCAAATTTATCGAGAGCAAACTGAATGCGGCGGCATGGATGATTAAAAGCATTGAACAACGGCGGTTAACCCTGTACCGGGTGGTTACTGCCATTATTGATTTCCAACGGGACTTTCTGGTTAAAGGTGTAAAAGCTTTGCGCCCGCTTACTTTGCGCCAGGTGGCCGAAACGCTGGGGATGCATGAATCTACAGTCAGCAGGGCTACTGCCAACAAATACATTCAAACACCCCAGGGTGTGTTTGAGCTGAAATTCTTTTTTGCCAGTGGGGTAAATAACTCCTCCGGTTCTACTACTTCCTCGGAGTGTATCAAGAAAATGCTCCAGGAGTTAGTGCAAGGAGAGAATACCCTAAAGCCTTACGCTGACCAGGAAATTGCCAACCACCTGAAACGCCAGGGAATTCAAATTTCCCGGCGGACAGTGGCTAAATACAGGAATGAGATGGGCATCCTATCAGCGACCAAGCGCCGGCGTTACTAG